The following coding sequences lie in one Phacochoerus africanus isolate WHEZ1 chromosome 12, ROS_Pafr_v1, whole genome shotgun sequence genomic window:
- the ITPKB gene encoding inositol-trisphosphate 3-kinase B isoform X2 translates to MAMYCYALNSLVIMNSANQVKSGGGPRPSSSETPPPPPPGRAVLSPGSVFSPGSGSSFLFPPAESLSPEEPGSPPGWRSGRRRLNSGSGSGSGSGSGSGSGSSVGSPSWAGRLRGDEQQVVTTRGTLSPPGPEEAKRKLRILQRELQNVQVNQKVGMFEAHIQAQSSATQAPRSPRLGRARSPSPCPFRSVSQPPGRVLAQSEERRTKSWGDQCTETSEADSGRGGGAPSLCLSKDKDGVASFPSPTAPSGSGAQGPGASVRMEKGVPARPHCGSPIAMEVDKRVSPPLGIHSCQAPSLGLVGVNLAVATEVAGRATAMGPHHPHDSALMEPSEGVLEHRGVFPSEALAKRQGQSLGSETSPAPERGGPHSGEPPEKVGKGDLPGGMPGSGVPAAAERPAERTVNAQSPLEPPEAPSWFRQPGGLGSVGSEGTLSGALVAEEPRPLSSRVDEGSPALGLLGGSRSVQLGPREAKAGILSGRTLAPLPCWEAAKDLKEPQCLLGDGMGVRPGSPRLWLGPMEEAGLAWTCGTGVRSEGTWGSQPQDRAAHPSLERLSPDQDARPVRGEACSRSTIPAVIITDTGAQEDGALEEAQRSPGGSLPLRKLSSSSASSTGFSSYEDSEEDISSDPERCLDPNSPFLHTLDQQKPRVGPLMLGCRRLFSRVRECLQSQEFGGPAIHPSPDR, encoded by the coding sequence ATGGCTATGTACTGCTATGCACTCAACAGCCTGGTGATCATGAATAGCGCCAACCAGGTGAAGAGCGGCGGCGGCCCTCGGCCCAGCAGCAGCGAgacgcccccgccgccgccgccgggaaGGGCCGTGTTGAGCCCTGGCAGCGTTTTCAGCCCCGGGAGCGGCTCCTCTTTCTTGTTCCCCCCAGCCGAGTCCTTGTCACCGGAGGAGCCCGGGAGCCCCCCGGGCTGGCGGAGTGGCCGGCGCAGGCTGAATAGTGgtagcggcagcggcagcggcagtggtagcggcagcggcagcggcagcagcgTGGGCAGCCCGAGTTGGGCGGGTCGCCTGAGAGGGGATGAGCAGCAGGTGGTGACCACCCGTGGTACCCTCTCCCCTCCCGGGCCGGAGGAGGCCAAGAGGAAGCTGCGAATCCTGCAGCGTGAGCTGCAAAACGTGCAGGTGAACCAGAAAGTGGGCATGTTCGAGGCGCACATCCAGGCGCAGAGCTCCGCCACTCAAGCGCCCCGCAGCCCGCGTTTGGGCAGGGCTCGTTCGCCCTCCCCGTGCCCTTTCCGCAGCGTCAGTCAGCCCCCAGGAAGGGTCCTGGCACAAAGCGAGGAGCGGAGGACAAAGTCCTGGGGGGATCAATGTACGGAGACTTCAGAGGCCGActctgggagaggaggaggagcgcCCAGCCTATGCCTTTCAAAGGACAAAGATGGAGTGGCATCTTtccccagccccactgccccGTCAGGATCAGGGGCTCAGGGTCCAGGCGCTTCGGTGAGGATGGAGAAGGGAGTCCCTGCCAgaccccactgtggctcaccCATTGCCATGGAAGTTGACAAGAGGGTCTCTCCTCCTTTGGGAATTCACAGCTGCCAAGCTCCCTCATTGGGGCTGGTGGGAGTGAATTTGGCAGTGGCCACAGAAGTGGCAGggagagccacagccatgggacCACACCACCCACACGACTCTGCCCTCATGGAACCGTCTGAGGGGGTCCTTGAGCATAGGGGTGTGTTCCCCTCGGAGGCCCTGGCCAAGAGGCAGGGGCAGTCTCTGGGCAGTGAGACCAGCCCAGCCCCAGAGAGGGGCGGGCCCCACAGTGGAGAGCCCCCAGAAAAGGTGGGGAAAGGAGATCTGCCCGGTGGTATGCCTGGCTCCGGGGTGCCGGCAGCGGCTGAAAGGCCAGCGGAGAGGACTGTGAATGCACAGAGCCCACTGGAGCCCCCTGAGGCCCCCAGCTGGTTCAGGCAGCCAGGAGGCTTGGGCTCGGTAGGCTCCGAGGGGACCCTGAGTGGAGCCCTAGTGGCTGAGGAGCCGCGGCCACTCTCCAGCAGAGTGGATGAAGGGTCTCCGGCACTGGGCTTGCTTGGGGGTAGCCGCTCAGTGCAGCTGGGGCCCCGGGAGGCCAAGGCGGGGATTCTCTCTGGCAGAACGCTGGCACCTTTGCCCTGTTGGGAAGCAGCAAAAGATCTGAAAGAACCTCAGTGCCTTCTTGGCGATGGGATGGGTGTGCGCCCCGGGAGCCCCAGGCTTTGGCTGGGCCCCATGGAAGAAGCAGGTCTGGCCTGGACGTGTGGCACAGGGGTGCGATCCGAGGGGACTTGGGGAAGCCAGCCACAGGACAGAGCAGCTCACCCCAGCCTGGAGCGGCTCTCCCCAGATCAGGACGCCCGGCCTGTCCGGGGAGAGGCCTGCAGCCGAAGCACCATACCTGCCGTCATCATTACAGACACTGGTGCCCAGGAGGACGGGGCGTTGGAGGAGGCGCAGAGAAGCCCCGGGGGCAGCCTGCCACTCAGGAAGCtgtcctcttcctctgcctcctccactgGCTTCTCCTCCTATGAGGACTCGGAGGAGGACATCTCCAGTGACCCCGAGCGCTGCCTGGACCCCAACTCTCCCTTCCTGCATACTCTGGACCAGCAGAAGCCCCGAGTG